A window of Microscilla marina ATCC 23134 contains these coding sequences:
- a CDS encoding pyruvate dehydrogenase complex dihydrolipoamide acetyltransferase, which translates to MAQIIHMPKMSDTMEEGVIAKWLKKVGDTIQEGDIIAEVETDKATMELESYDEGTLLYVAVEDGGVVPVDGLLAILGAPGEDYKPLLEENGNGQASSSATESAPADETTSAPTTTEVTVDNATVVTMPKMSDTMEEGVIVSWLKKVGDNIQEGDIIAEVETDKATMELEAYDEGTLLYVAVEEGGSVKVDGLIAVVGEEGANYQALVDQFKAGGNAQEEAKPTTSASVPKPATSNNGSAPKTPTPPNKAAAHASNNANSNGRIKISPLARKLANEKGYDIGQIQGSGDHGRIIKRDIENFTPAAQPAAQDSAVATAPVGTESYEEINVSQMRKTIAKRLASSKFTAPHFYVTMEIRMDAIMKARKQINAVSPVKVSFNDIIIKASALAIRKHPKINAYWLEDKIRYNNHIHVGMAVAVKDGLFVPVVRFADNLTFSQVATTTKDLVSKAKDKKLQPADWEGSTFSVSNLGMFGVEDFTAIINPPDSCILAVGGIKQTPVVNDEGQIEVGNIMKVTLSSDHRVVDGALAASFLKTLKQMIENPYMMLV; encoded by the coding sequence ATGGCTCAAATCATCCACATGCCTAAAATGAGCGATACCATGGAAGAAGGGGTTATCGCCAAATGGTTAAAGAAAGTGGGAGACACTATACAAGAAGGCGACATCATTGCCGAGGTAGAAACTGACAAAGCTACAATGGAACTTGAGTCTTACGACGAGGGTACTTTGTTGTACGTTGCTGTAGAAGACGGAGGCGTTGTTCCTGTAGATGGCTTATTGGCTATATTGGGAGCACCTGGCGAAGACTATAAGCCTTTGTTGGAAGAAAACGGAAACGGGCAGGCAAGTTCGTCTGCAACTGAATCTGCTCCTGCTGATGAAACTACCAGTGCTCCAACAACTACTGAAGTAACTGTAGACAATGCTACTGTGGTAACCATGCCTAAAATGAGTGACACCATGGAAGAGGGGGTGATTGTAAGCTGGCTCAAAAAGGTAGGCGACAACATTCAGGAAGGTGACATTATTGCCGAGGTAGAAACTGACAAAGCAACAATGGAACTGGAAGCTTATGACGAGGGAACCTTGTTGTATGTGGCAGTAGAAGAAGGTGGCAGTGTAAAAGTAGATGGTTTGATTGCCGTAGTAGGCGAAGAAGGAGCCAACTATCAGGCATTGGTCGACCAGTTTAAGGCGGGCGGAAATGCTCAGGAAGAGGCCAAACCTACTACTTCTGCATCGGTTCCTAAGCCTGCTACCTCAAACAATGGCTCGGCACCTAAAACACCTACCCCTCCTAATAAAGCAGCTGCACATGCCAGCAACAACGCCAACAGCAACGGACGTATCAAGATTTCGCCTTTGGCGCGTAAACTTGCCAACGAAAAGGGTTACGACATTGGTCAGATTCAAGGCAGCGGCGATCATGGCAGAATCATTAAAAGGGATATTGAAAACTTTACTCCAGCTGCTCAACCTGCCGCTCAGGACTCGGCAGTGGCAACTGCTCCAGTGGGCACCGAAAGCTACGAAGAGATCAATGTATCGCAAATGCGCAAAACCATTGCGAAACGCTTAGCATCAAGCAAATTTACGGCGCCTCATTTCTATGTAACCATGGAAATAAGAATGGATGCCATTATGAAAGCCCGCAAGCAGATCAACGCAGTATCTCCAGTAAAGGTATCGTTCAACGATATTATTATCAAAGCATCGGCTTTGGCGATTCGAAAGCACCCAAAAATCAATGCCTACTGGTTAGAAGACAAGATTCGTTACAACAACCATATCCACGTAGGGATGGCAGTAGCAGTAAAAGATGGTTTGTTTGTGCCAGTGGTTCGTTTTGCCGATAACCTCACTTTCTCGCAAGTAGCTACTACCACCAAAGACTTGGTAAGCAAAGCTAAAGACAAAAAGCTACAACCTGCCGATTGGGAAGGGAGTACTTTCTCGGTAAGTAACTTGGGCATGTTTGGCGTAGAAGATTTTACGGCTATCATTAACCCACCCGACTCTTGTATATTGGCAGTAGGGGGAATCAAACAAACTCCGGTAGTAAACGATGAAGGGCAAATAGAGGTAGGAAATATCATGAAAGTTACGCTATCGTCTGACCACCGCGTGGTAGATGGGGCTTTGGCAGCTTCGTTTCTCAAAACATTGAAACAAATGATTGAAAACCCTTATATGATGTTGGTATAA
- a CDS encoding aminotransferase class V-fold PLP-dependent enzyme, giving the protein MKNLTCQKHLFSLPNEISYFNNAYMAPSLKAVSAAGIAGVEQKNRPYEVLPTHFFEDTEALRAEYARLINVTDPQRIVTIPSVSYGIANAARNIDFEPGDEILLIDEQFPSNVYVWQRLAKEQALSIRVVAPPETSEHRGKAWNERILAAISPQTKVVAMAQVHWADGTLFDLEAIRRRTHETKSLLIIDGTQSVGALPFNVATIQPDALVCAGYKWLMGGYSLGLAYYGEYFDQGTPIEENWMNRHESENFAGLVNYQEKYQEGALRYEVGEHSNFILIPMLKAAITQINEWGVANIQAYTQALTQAMVTRLRVKGCWIEDENHRAAHIIGVHLPNGVDVAHVKDLLTSQQVYVSVRGHSIRISSHVYNNEEDIQKLLTCFEQVLDSKAATSTER; this is encoded by the coding sequence ATGAAAAACCTTACGTGTCAAAAACATTTGTTTTCGTTACCCAACGAGATAAGTTACTTCAACAATGCGTATATGGCACCTTCGCTCAAGGCGGTAAGTGCCGCCGGAATAGCCGGAGTTGAACAAAAAAACCGACCTTATGAAGTATTACCTACTCATTTTTTTGAAGACACTGAAGCACTGCGTGCCGAATATGCCCGGTTGATCAATGTGACCGACCCTCAACGTATTGTAACCATTCCATCGGTTTCGTATGGCATAGCCAATGCCGCCCGTAATATTGATTTTGAGCCAGGCGACGAAATCTTATTGATAGACGAGCAGTTCCCCAGCAATGTGTATGTATGGCAAAGATTGGCCAAAGAGCAAGCGTTGTCTATAAGAGTAGTGGCACCACCTGAAACCAGCGAACATAGGGGAAAAGCCTGGAATGAACGCATCTTAGCTGCCATTAGTCCTCAAACCAAAGTAGTAGCAATGGCACAGGTACATTGGGCAGATGGTACCCTGTTTGACCTTGAGGCCATCCGTCGGCGTACCCACGAAACCAAGTCGTTGTTGATTATAGACGGTACCCAATCGGTAGGGGCTTTGCCTTTCAACGTGGCCACTATTCAGCCCGATGCCCTGGTGTGTGCCGGATACAAATGGTTGATGGGAGGGTACTCGTTGGGGTTGGCTTATTACGGCGAATACTTTGATCAAGGTACCCCTATAGAAGAAAACTGGATGAATCGTCACGAGAGCGAGAACTTTGCGGGCTTGGTCAATTATCAGGAAAAATACCAGGAAGGAGCGTTACGCTACGAAGTAGGCGAACATAGCAATTTTATTCTTATTCCTATGCTCAAAGCCGCCATTACTCAAATCAACGAGTGGGGGGTAGCAAATATACAGGCGTACACCCAAGCACTTACGCAAGCCATGGTGACCAGGTTAAGGGTAAAAGGCTGCTGGATAGAGGACGAAAACCACCGTGCAGCCCATATCATAGGTGTACATTTGCCCAACGGAGTAGATGTAGCGCACGTCAAAGACCTCTTGACGAGTCAACAAGTGTATGTGTCGGTGAGGGGCCACTCTATTAGAATATCAAGCCATGTGTACAACAACGAAGAAGACATTCAAAAACTATTGACTTGTTTTGAGCAGGTGCTTGACTCAAAAGCAGCAACAAGCACTGAGCGATAA
- a CDS encoding PAS domain S-box protein, whose amino-acid sequence MKSSLQEGENDGRLIYRLLADNSNDLISRHTITGECSYVSPRCFHLLGYRPEEMVGKMPCDLVHPDDLPSLKTKFDIAHQNEGYTTFVYRIRRKDHEFIWFKTLNKVIRDAKNHEIKEILCVSKDISKNKKYETDIIESEARFRRAFEFAPIGMALVDIHGRLIRVNRSLCKMLNANEDELIEEMLYNFVHPKEGHLSFAAIQQHIEQSEQEHYQTELRLLTQKQGVVSAILSMSLVKNRENAPLHYICHLQNITKRKQTEEALLNSERLYRAIVQTETELVCRFTTDGQLTFVNDAYCHYFKKTCDELVGTTLLPPIPEEDRNKIEKAIKSITPENEIVNLDFRIVLNQEIHWHNWSFCGIFDQNSGQLMSYQAVGRDITRNKRNEQQLIKKTQELETANKEMESFSYSVSHDLRAPLRSIDGFSKILAEDYAEVLDEEGKRLLGIISDNSKQMAELIDDLLAFSRVSRKEVKKNTFDMSELVKEIIHDFTRLGEHTESQITVYPLNHIKSDMAMLKQLWINLISNALKFSKNSCPPMIEIGQKYINGTCAYYIKDNGVGFDMRYAHKVFGVFQRLHRKEEFAGTGVGLAIVHRIVTKNKGKIWVESVPNKGTQFYFTLPPESIVKQV is encoded by the coding sequence ATGAAATCAAGCTTACAAGAAGGAGAAAATGATGGTCGTTTGATCTATCGCTTGCTTGCAGACAATTCAAACGACCTTATTTCGCGTCATACCATCACTGGAGAGTGTTCTTATGTATCTCCCCGTTGTTTTCATTTGCTGGGGTATCGCCCCGAAGAAATGGTAGGTAAAATGCCGTGCGACCTGGTTCACCCAGATGATTTACCTTCGTTGAAAACCAAATTTGATATTGCGCACCAAAACGAAGGCTATACTACTTTTGTATACCGGATACGTCGCAAAGACCATGAATTTATTTGGTTCAAAACCTTGAATAAGGTAATCAGAGACGCCAAAAACCATGAGATTAAAGAGATACTCTGTGTGTCGAAAGATATTTCGAAAAACAAGAAGTATGAGACTGATATTATAGAAAGCGAAGCCCGGTTTCGGCGAGCTTTTGAGTTTGCCCCCATTGGTATGGCCTTGGTAGATATCCACGGTAGGCTCATTAGAGTCAATCGGTCTTTGTGTAAAATGCTGAATGCCAACGAAGACGAGTTAATAGAAGAAATGTTGTATAACTTTGTGCACCCCAAAGAGGGGCACTTGAGCTTTGCCGCCATTCAGCAGCATATAGAGCAATCGGAGCAAGAGCACTACCAAACCGAGCTACGTTTGCTTACTCAAAAACAGGGCGTAGTATCAGCTATATTGAGCATGTCGTTGGTGAAAAACCGCGAAAATGCTCCTTTACACTATATATGCCATCTGCAAAATATCACCAAACGCAAACAAACCGAAGAGGCGCTACTCAACAGTGAGCGTTTATACAGGGCCATTGTGCAAACCGAAACCGAACTGGTTTGCCGATTTACCACCGATGGGCAACTCACCTTTGTAAACGATGCCTATTGCCATTATTTCAAAAAAACGTGTGACGAGTTGGTAGGCACTACTTTGCTTCCCCCCATTCCCGAAGAAGACCGCAACAAAATTGAGAAGGCGATTAAATCTATTACGCCCGAAAACGAGATAGTTAACCTTGACTTTAGAATAGTACTCAACCAGGAAATACATTGGCACAACTGGAGTTTTTGTGGTATTTTTGATCAAAACTCTGGTCAGTTGATGAGTTATCAGGCGGTGGGGCGCGACATTACCCGCAATAAACGCAATGAGCAACAGCTTATAAAGAAAACCCAAGAGCTGGAGACAGCCAACAAAGAAATGGAGTCGTTTTCTTATTCGGTGTCACACGACCTAAGGGCTCCTTTACGCTCTATTGATGGTTTTTCGAAAATACTGGCCGAAGATTACGCCGAAGTGCTTGATGAAGAGGGCAAACGTTTGCTGGGCATTATCTCTGACAATAGTAAACAAATGGCAGAGCTGATTGATGATTTGCTGGCTTTTTCGCGGGTAAGCCGGAAAGAAGTGAAAAAAAATACTTTTGATATGAGCGAACTGGTCAAAGAGATTATACATGATTTTACGCGCCTGGGTGAACATACTGAGAGTCAAATTACTGTTTATCCGCTCAACCACATCAAAAGCGATATGGCTATGCTAAAGCAGCTATGGATAAACCTTATATCAAATGCCTTGAAGTTTAGCAAAAACAGTTGTCCACCAATGATTGAAATAGGGCAAAAGTACATCAATGGTACTTGTGCTTATTATATCAAAGACAATGGGGTAGGCTTCGACATGCGCTATGCCCATAAAGTGTTTGGGGTGTTTCAGCGTTTGCACCGTAAAGAGGAGTTTGCCGGTACTGGGGTAGGTTTGGCAATTGTACATAGGATTGTGACCAAAAACAAGGGTAAAATATGGGTAGAAAGTGTGCCAAATAAGGGTACACAGTTTTATTTTACCCTGCCCCCCGAAAGCATAGTAAAGCAGGTGTAG
- a CDS encoding response regulator — MNTGTDILLVEDSINDAELTIRALKRKNVCNKIHHVLDGEEALDFIFSRGTYIDQPFPASLKLILLDIKLPKIDGLEVLKVLKAHEKTKLIPVVMLTSSNQEPDIAESYKSGANSYIVKPVAFDKFVEAVVDVGMYWVIRNQPTQ, encoded by the coding sequence ATGAACACAGGAACAGATATACTGTTGGTAGAGGACAGTATAAACGATGCAGAGCTCACCATAAGAGCGCTCAAACGCAAAAATGTTTGCAACAAAATTCATCATGTGCTGGATGGCGAAGAAGCGCTTGACTTTATTTTTTCGCGGGGTACATACATTGATCAGCCTTTTCCGGCAAGCCTTAAGTTGATTTTGTTAGACATAAAGCTACCTAAAATAGATGGGTTGGAGGTATTAAAGGTGCTCAAGGCACATGAAAAAACCAAGTTAATTCCTGTGGTAATGCTTACTTCCTCAAACCAGGAACCTGACATTGCCGAAAGCTATAAATCAGGGGCAAATAGCTATATTGTAAAACCCGTAGCTTTCGACAAATTTGTAGAAGCAGTGGTAGACGTAGGCATGTATTGGGTGATTCGCAATCAGCCCACCCAGTAA
- a CDS encoding sensor histidine kinase — protein sequence MDQALHILLLEDNVYDAELIERELHKAKLHFVAKRADTRTELITHISEFAPDIIISDFSMPQLNAIEALELLAEQEHKIPFILVTGSQTEEVAVDCIRKGANDYILKHSLTRLPSAIKNALKNQEVEREKQLAEEQLKHSEERYRFVVENIGEVIFQTNEDGEFTFLNSAWETITGYTNLESLQKPFTHFLHPDDRAVVFTLYQKIWHNENIGKTYEVRFKAKDDRELWFEINPQILYDERNNIIGTFGSLRDITNQKLSEQQLKASLEEKDILLKEVYHRVKNNLQVIASMLSIQAMYLDDDQMKKILEDSQNRIFSIALVHQKLYASNDLSSIAVDDYFKDLVGQISGLYGGYEVMIDLDIENIKLDIDTIMPMGLITNEVMTNSFKYAFAGVEGGRINVNINKNSRNQVVFKISDNGKGFQEIPDLKRPKSLGMQLINLLASQLNAELTLENKNGVTYTLVFTAKSLN from the coding sequence ATGGATCAAGCCCTTCATATTCTATTACTGGAAGACAATGTATACGATGCTGAACTCATAGAGCGAGAGTTACACAAGGCAAAGCTACACTTTGTGGCAAAACGGGCAGATACTCGGACAGAGTTGATTACCCATATTTCGGAGTTTGCACCCGACATTATTATTTCAGATTTTAGTATGCCTCAGCTCAATGCTATAGAAGCCCTGGAGCTATTGGCAGAACAAGAGCATAAAATTCCTTTTATATTGGTGACAGGGTCGCAAACCGAAGAGGTAGCCGTAGACTGCATAAGAAAAGGTGCCAATGATTATATCCTAAAGCATAGCTTGACCCGTTTGCCTTCGGCAATAAAAAATGCCTTGAAAAACCAAGAGGTAGAGCGTGAAAAGCAACTGGCCGAAGAGCAACTCAAGCACAGCGAAGAGCGTTACAGGTTTGTGGTAGAAAATATCGGAGAAGTCATTTTTCAGACCAATGAAGATGGGGAATTTACTTTTTTAAACTCTGCCTGGGAAACTATCACCGGATATACCAACCTTGAAAGTCTGCAGAAGCCTTTTACTCATTTTTTACATCCCGACGACCGCGCAGTGGTATTTACTCTTTATCAGAAAATATGGCACAACGAAAACATTGGTAAAACCTATGAGGTACGCTTTAAGGCAAAAGACGACCGCGAGCTATGGTTTGAGATCAATCCCCAGATTTTGTACGACGAGCGCAACAACATTATAGGCACCTTTGGTTCTTTACGCGACATCACCAACCAAAAACTGTCAGAGCAGCAGTTGAAGGCCTCTTTGGAGGAGAAAGATATTTTGCTGAAAGAAGTGTATCACCGGGTAAAAAATAACTTGCAGGTAATAGCCAGCATGTTGAGCATTCAGGCGATGTATCTGGACGATGACCAGATGAAAAAAATATTGGAAGATAGCCAAAACCGAATCTTCTCTATAGCTTTGGTACACCAAAAACTGTATGCCTCTAACGACTTAAGCAGTATCGCAGTAGACGATTATTTCAAAGACCTGGTAGGACAAATTTCGGGCTTGTATGGAGGATACGAGGTAATGATAGACCTGGACATAGAAAACATCAAACTTGACATTGATACGATTATGCCTATGGGCTTGATCACCAATGAGGTAATGACCAACTCGTTTAAATATGCTTTTGCCGGGGTAGAAGGTGGTCGCATTAATGTAAACATTAATAAAAACTCCCGCAATCAGGTGGTGTTCAAAATCAGTGACAACGGCAAGGGTTTTCAGGAAATCCCAGACCTCAAACGCCCAAAATCTTTGGGAATGCAACTTATTAATTTACTGGCAAGTCAGTTAAATGCCGAACTTACACTAGAGAACAAAAATGGGGTGACTTATACTTTAGTTTTTACTGCAAAATCTTTAAATTAA
- a CDS encoding lipocalin-like domain-containing protein — MKYIYKGACVLTLLLLVVACADKSELIARSWTIDLDAIQANAKLKNEADRAKLAESTKAMKNLIGEQVTYKFEADGTMTAASSPDLVRWKVADGKLLLMTKDGGFVKRVTIKKLTKNQLVLDFKDGKPMYLKAKK, encoded by the coding sequence ATGAAATATATCTATAAAGGTGCCTGCGTGCTTACCTTGCTGCTACTGGTAGTGGCTTGCGCCGATAAAAGTGAACTGATTGCCCGAAGCTGGACAATAGACCTGGACGCTATACAAGCCAATGCCAAGCTAAAAAACGAAGCTGATCGTGCCAAGCTTGCCGAATCGACCAAAGCCATGAAAAACCTGATAGGCGAGCAGGTTACCTACAAGTTTGAAGCCGACGGTACTATGACTGCAGCCTCTAGTCCTGATTTGGTAAGGTGGAAAGTAGCAGATGGCAAACTGTTGCTCATGACTAAAGATGGAGGTTTTGTAAAAAGGGTCACCATTAAAAAACTGACAAAAAACCAATTGGTACTTGACTTTAAAGACGGTAAACCCATGTACCTGAAAGCAAAAAAATAA